ACTTTCAATATATTTTTGTGACAAAACAAGCTCTTTGTATACTTCTTTGTAATCCGCCAGTGATACACCGTAATCTTGTTTTAACTGTTTGTCGGCTTGCGATCTGCTTCCTCCGGCATTTTGAATTCTTTGATTGATAGCTGCTTCAATGTTATCCAAGTCTGTTTTTTCAAGCTTGATACCTGCTTCTTTTGCCTTTATCAGTTGAATTTTAATTTCCTGGATACTATCTAGAGTAGCTTTTTTAATTTGTTCTTTTGCAGTACTTCCCTGATATTTCTGGTTCCAATCAAACTTTGCAGGGTCTGCACTTTGTGCATTCTGAAGGAATGAATTCATATTGAACTTTGACAACACCAGATATTCCTGCTTTGTAATACTTAATTCCCCTACTTTTCCAACATCACCTGAAGACATACTAAAAATAACAACTACAGCTATTACCGCAACTACCAGTACAGCTGCAATAATTCCTATAATCAGCCCTTTTGATGTCTTTTTCACTTTAGCATTTTCGTTTTCCAAAGGTTATCTCTCCCCATATTTTTATTCAAAATCTAATTTGTAACCTGAATTTTACAAATTACTTGTTGATTATAATTATATTCAATTATTCATTATACTGCAATTTAATAATGTATTGTAACAAAATCTTAATATTTGCCAAATTTTCTCTTCCCGAGGAATATATCAATTTAAATGACAAATAAGGGTTGCTGCTGGCATTAAGCATAATCCTTCTAGGGTACTTATCCATAAGCACTCCCAGATACTTGGATACTGTTGAAGCGGACTTCCGCAACTGAAACAATATTGTATCGTCCTTCTGGACAATACCGATAAAGCCGCACTCTACAGCAAGTGCCTTAATGTATGCAATGTCCATAAGATTTTCCACTTCTTCGGGTATATCTCCGTACCTGTCTATTAACTCATCTTTCAAATCAATGACGTCATTTTCATTTTGTATTGCGGCAATTTTTTTGTACATATCAATTTTTTGCTCTTCTGAACTTATATATTCATTATCTATATAAGCATTAACGTTCAGGTCAACTGCCATTTCTTCATCTGTTGTGCGTACTTCCTTGCCGCTCAACTCCTGCACAGCCTCGTCCAGTAGTTTGCAGTACATTTCGTAACCTACGGTTTCCAAATGTCCGTGCTGCTCAGATCCAAGCAGGTTTCCTGCCCCTCTTATCTCAAGGTCCCGCATTGCTATTCTGAATCCTGAACCGAATTCAGTAAATTCCTTTATAGCCTGAAGTCTTTTTTCTGCCACCTCTGAAAGAACCTTGTCCTTTTTATATGTGATATAGGCATATGCAAGCCTGTTGGATCTTCCAACCCTTCCTCTTATCTGGTAAAGTTGAGATAGGCCCATTCTGTCGGCATCTTCTACAACAATAGTATTAACGTTTGGCATATCAAGTCCTGACTCAATAATAGTAGTACATACAAGCACATCATACTCCCCGTTGATAAAGCCGTACATTACATCTTCAAGCTCTTTTTCATTCATTTTACCATGAGCAACCGCAACTCTTGCATCAGGTATCATTTTCCTGATTTCCTGTGCCTTCAGGTCAATGCCTCTTACCCTGTTGTACATATAGAAAACCTGACCATCTCTTGCCATTTCACGGATTATACCATCACGTATAAGCTCCATGTTGTATTCCATAACGTAGGTCTGAACAGGGTACCTTTCTTCCGGAGGATCCTCCAGTACACTTATATCCCTTATTCCGACCAGTGACATATGCAGGGTTCTGGGGATAGGTGTAGCTGTCAGAGTCAAGACATCAACATTTGGCTTTAACGTTTTCAATTTTTCCTTGTGGGTTACACCAAAACGCTGTTCCTCATCAATCACAAGAAGTCCAAGGTCCTTAAATTCAACATCCTTTTGCAGAAGCCTGTGTGTGCCTATGAGTATATCTGTGTTCCCGGCCTTAACAGATTTTACAATTTTCTTCTGCTCTGCCGGTGTCCTGAATCTGCTCATGACATCAACAGTTACTGGGAAATCATTCATCCTTGTCTTAAAGTTTTCATACAGCTGCTGGGCAAGGATAGTTGTAGGTGCAAGGTAAGCCACCTGCTTCCCATCCATCACGGCCTTGAATACAGCCCTTATTGCAACTTCGGTTTTGCCGTAGCCCACATCTCCGCAAAGCAGCCTGTCCATGAGCCCTTCTGACTCCATATCCTTTTTTATTTCATCTATACATTTAAGTTGATCGTCGGTTTCCTGATATGGAAACAGTTCCTCAAACTGCCTTTGCCAAACGGTGTCCTCGCTGAAAGAATGTCCCTTTGCAGACTGTCTCTGTGCATAAAGCTTTATGAGCTCCGCCGCAAGTTGCTGCAGAGATTCCTTTACACGACTCTTTGTCTTGGCCCATTCAGTACCTCCAAGCTTATTAACCCTCGGTGTTTTCCCTTCGGACCCGATGTATTTTTGGAGTAAATCCAGCTGGTTAGTTGGAATGTAAAGGAAGTCTCCTTCCTGATAACGGATTTTGAGATAATCCCTCTTAACTTCACCCACGCTGAGATTTTCAATACCGATATATTGGCCTATACCGTGAGCCTGATGTACAACAAAGTCACCAATATTGAGGTCGGAAAATGCTTTTATTTTATTGCCAGCCCTCTTTGCCTTTGCCTTTTTTATTCGTTTAGCCTGACCGAAAACCTCAATGTCACTTATTACAACAAATGCCGCGGTCGGGTATTCAAACCCTTTCTGCAGGCTGCCGTGAGTTACCACAACCTCTCCGTTCTGTATCCTGTACTCAGGATGCTCTTTGTAACTGGACATTATTTCATTAGTTGCAAGGGTTTCAACCAGTCTGTGTCCCCTCCCGCTGGGGCCTGAAAGAACAATTATTTTATATTCTCTTTTCCGAAGTTGTCCTATGTCGTCAACAAGTAAGTCTATATGGTTCTGGTAAGAGTTCCCTGACTTACAGGGTATTGATATCTGGTTATAAGGTCTGATTAGTGAGTTGTTGGATGAAATAGCAGACAATGTTATAGTCCTGAAATTCAAAATGCGATCGACTATTGAGTCTGTGGAAAAGGTCCATTGTGCTCCTTTAGGCAGAATACCGCCTTTCTCTAACAGACTCTTGGCAAGTTCTTCATGTTCAAGCTCGACGTTCTCAATCCTCTGGCTTATTCTTAAGGTTTCATCCATGATAATGATTGATTCACTCTCAATATAGTCTATTACAGAAGCTGGACTTTCTAAAATATACGGATAGTATCTGTCAATCCCCGGAAAATAATGGTGTTCAATTAAACTGTCAATATCCTCCTCAACCCGTTTTGATATATTTTTAACACCTTCTCTGTTCTCCTTCTGCTTTAACTTTTTAATGTAGTCAGCCAGATCCTTTTTTATCTTTGAAATTATTCCTTCCCTTGAAACTTCCTTGTAAACTACGTCCCTTGCGGGAGCAATTCTGCACTCATCAATTGAATTTGTAGATCTCTGTGTTGTTTCATCAAAGTGCCTAATAGAATCCACGTCAGTATCAAATAATTCAATACGAACAGGATGTTCACTGTTTACTGCAAAAACATCTATTATTCCACCTCGAACAGCAAACTGAGCTTTACCTTCCACACTTTCAACTCTTTCATAGCCATACAAAACAAGCTTTGAGACAAGCTCATCAAGATTCACCTGTGAACCGACATAGAAGTCCATTATCCCTTCTCTAAAGAGTTCAACTGGTGAAATCATCTGTATAAGCGCTTCAGCTGACATTACAACCATCTTATAGTTTCCCTCTAAACAGTTCAAAAGGGTTTTAGTCCTTTGGTATATTATATCGTTGCTTCTGGCTTCTACATTATAGAGCATAGTCTCTTTTGGAGGGTAATACAAAACATCATCCCCAAGGAAAAACGAAAAATCGTCGTAAACCCTCCTGGCCTGCATTTCATTGTATGTTATATACAGTCCTCTTTTTTGTAAATGAGTACACAAAGAATATATCAGGTGCACCTTCTGTGAATCTGACGGCCCTATAACCGATACGGGGCCCCGTTCCTCCCTGACGTTTGATAAAAGTGTATTATATTCATCTATTTTTAAGAGAGGATCTGTAAAAAAGTTCATTCCGTAACCTCCGGCTGTTCTTATTTATTATAGCTGTTCATTGCCTTTTCCGTCCCGCTTTGTGCTATCATTATTGCCGCCTGTGCAGCTTTTACAATACTTTGATCAATTACCTGTCTATCCTCTTTGGAGAATTTACTAAGAACATAGTCAGCCAGATCCCATTTTTCAGGTGCTCTTCCGATACCGATTCTCACTCTGGGAAAGCTGTCATCCTGTAATTGGTATATTATGGACTTCATTCCGTTGTGTGTGCCGGAACTGCCCTTGGGTCTTACTCTCATTTTTCCCGGTTCAAGATCAATATCATCATATATTACTATTAATCTTTCAAGAGGCAGCTTGTACCAGTCAACTATTTCCCTGACACTCTCGCCGCTCAGATTCATAAAAGTCTGAGGCTTTACAAGAATGGTTCTGATCCCCTCGATGCTGCCTTCGCCGTACAGTGCCTTAAACCCGATTTTAGAGAGTTTTATATTATACTTTACCGAAATATAATCTATGGTATCAAAGCCAACGTTATGCCTTGTATTTTCGAATTTTGTGCCGGGGTTGCCAAGCCCCACAAACAAATATACCTCTCCCATGTATGCCTGCCTCCCATCATTTGTAAACAATATATTCATGCCCAAAAGGGCGGTTCCATATAAGAACCGCCCCGGTAAATCAACCACAAATATACAGGTTATATCTGAGTAAATAATGTACTTATCGATATATCTCCATATATTCTCTCTATAGCTTCAGCAAATACTCCGGCTACAGACAAAGACTTAATCTTGTCAATTTTCTTTTCTTCGCTAAGTGTTATAGTATTTAATGTAACCATCTCTTTTATTGCCGATTCATTAATCCTTTGAATAGCCGGACCTGAAAGAACACCGTGTGTACAGCTTGCATAAACTTCCTTTGCACCCGCCTCTATCAGGGCATTAGCTCCGTTGACAATGGTTCCTCCAGTATCAATCATATCATCCACAAGAATTACTTTCTTATTTCTTATGTCACCTATTATATTCATAACTTCCGAAACATTTGCCTTAGGACGCCTCTTATCTATTATAGCCAGCGGGCAATCCAGTCTTTCGGCAACCTTTCTGGATCTCGTAACGCTGCCTACATCAGGAGAAACAACTACAACATCCTTCAGTCCTGCAAACTTTTCTTTAAAATACTCAGCAATAATAGGAAGACCCAGAAGATGATCCACAGGTATATCAAAAAACCCCTGTATCTGTGGAGCGTGCAAATCCATCGTTAATATTCTGTCTGCCCCGGCTATTGTTAAAAGATTTGCAACTAGTTTAGCGGAAATAGGATCTCTTGCTCTTGATTTTCTATCCTGTCTAGCGTAACCAAAGTACGGCATAACTGCTGTAATTCTGCCTGCCGAAGCTCTTTTTATCGCATCAATCATAACCAAAAGCTCCATAAGGTTATCATTTACGGGCTGACAAGTTGATTGAATGATAAACACATCTGAACCTCTGACTACTTCACCGATATTAACAGCGGTTTCTCCGTCACTAAACCTTCCAACATTGGCAATACCTACCGGTATCCCAATCTTTTCAGCTATTTCATCAGCTAAAGGCCTGTTGGAATTACCTGTAAATATTTTAATATCCTTTCCGTGCAGATTCATTTCAATTCTCCTTTTTATTACTTATATTATTGTGTGTTTATTTTCGCTTTAAATCTTTCTTTGTAACCCAATCCTGTTTTATTGTCTGTCTTTGCCGTGCTATTGCCAGAGAATTTTCGGGCACTTCATCCGTTATGGTGGAACCTGCGGCAATATACGCATCATTTTTTACAACAACAGGCGATACAAGATTTACATTACAACCTATAAATGAATTATCTCCAACAATTGTCTTGTTTTTGTTCTTTCCGTCATAATTTACAAAAACAACACCACAGCCTATATTAACATTTGAACCTACTTCTGCATCACCAACATATGTTAGATGTGAGATTTTAGTTCTGTCTCCGATAACTGATTTCTTGATTTCAACAAAATCTCCAATTTTAACATTTTTACCAACCTTGCTTTCCGGTCTCAAGTATGCAAATGGGCCAATATGAGTATCATCTCCTACTGAACTGTCATATGCGACTGAATTTGCTACCTCAACATTATTTCCAATCCTACAGTTGACAATTCTTGAGTTAGGGCCTATTATGGAACCCTCACCGATAACTGTATTTCCCTCAATTATGGTGTTGGGCATAATTACCGTATCCTCACCGATAACTGCACCTGAATCAATAAATGTAGATGATGGACTAATTATAGTAACACCCGACAACATAACCTTTTTCAATATAGAAGATTTGATTTCCTCCATGGCAACTGAAAGGGCTACCCTGTCATCTACTACAATAAATTGGGTTTTATCTTCCGAAGATATCATGTTTTTACTTTGGAAGGACTGAAAAATCTGGGCAATGTAAAACTTTGAAAATGACTGAATACCTAATTCATTTAAACGGTTAAGAAAATTTTTGCTTTTAAACACATAAATCGAGGCTTTCTTATTACTGGAAATAATAGCCGTAGTGTCATTCCCCTCCGATATATGTTTCTCCAGTAAATGCCTAAAAGTCTCGGCCAGTATCAGCGGCTGGTCTCCCCAGTTGATTATAAAATTCTCCGAATTGCCGATTAAATCCTTGACTCTATCAATATCATCACAATCTATTGATTGAGTTTCACCTGTAATTTCGGCTAATGCAGACCCTGACCATTGCAGTATACTTTGACCGAATATATTATGGCTCTCTACGGGATTTTTGGATTTAAACGTACTGTTATTACTGTCGGTAATGACTAATCCTACAATTTTATTCATTATTAAAGCCCCCACTGTATTTTACAGGATATATTCTCTCATTTTTATCAAATAATTTCAACCCGTTAATATAACTAAAATTTCGCTATAATTTAATACCATAATATTCCATGTGTTAGTGTGTTATATAGGTTTCTTCTCAATAAAAAAAGATACTCGTTTAAAGTATCTTTTTTGTTCTTGGAATCAATGCTTTTCTATGAGTTTTTATAGCTTTCAAGAATAGCAGTTTGAAGTTTTTCTCTCGCCTCAGCATTTATAGGATGTGCGATATCTCTGAATTCACCGTCCGGTGTTTTCCTGCTGGGCATTGCAATAAACAGGCCGCTCTGACTTTCAATTACTTTAATGTCGTGTACAACAAACTCATTGCTAAATGTTACAGAAACTACTGCTTTCATTTTTCCTTCAGTTTCAATTTTTCTGATTCTGATATCCGTTATTTCCATATTGGCGAACCCTCCAAGAAGTATTATGTTTTAGATACAATATTCGCCATAAATACTAAAAATCCTTCTTTTTGTACATTATTTTTACATATTTTTGGTTTATTTTACATAGTTATAACTAATTAACCGCTAAATATTGGGTTTTATGTCGATAGAATTATTTTCCTGCATTTCGGAAGTATTAAGTTTCATAAGAGAATGGTAGTTTCCCACAAGTTTTTTAACCGGAAGGCCCGTTTCTATCATAACTCCTATTCCAACCACCTTACTGTCAAACTGGTTTGCCAATTCTATAATACCCTTTGAAGTTCCCCCAGCTTTCATAAAGTCATCTATAAACAGAATCTTTGAATTCCTCTTCAAGGATTTCATTGGAAGTACCATTGTCTGAATTTTTTTTGCTGAGCCGGATGCGTAGTTTATGTTTACAGATGCCCCGTCTGTTGCTTCATTGTTGTGTCTTACTATTACCAGTGGAACATTGAGATATTGTGCAGTCGCAAATGCTATAGGTATACCTTTAGTTTCCACTGTAATTACACAATCAATACCCAAACCAGAAAATTTGGTAGCAAATATCATTGCCACTTTGTTAACCCATTTGGGGTTATAAATGATGTCCAGCATATATAAAAAACCGCCCGAGAGTATCCTGTCCGGGTGAGACAATTCCTTTGCGAGTTCTTCCAAAGTTTCACGTACATCCATTTCACTCACAGAAGGTATATATTTAACTCCGCCTGAAGCACCTGCTATAGTACAAATATTTCCCATAGAATTCTTTTTGAAGGTTTTTTGAAGTAAATCCAGGTCCTCGCTTATTGTAGATTTGGCAGAGCCGAACATTTCCGAAAAATATCCAAGTGTAAAAACTTTGTTTGGATTGTCGCACAATGTTTTGATTATAACAGAAAGCCTTTCATTTCTTTGGATTTTATCCATAAAATCTCCCCACATCATTAGTTTACATCATAGCTATTATACAATAATATTATGAATAATAAAACTTAAAATATAAGGATTATTCGGATTTTTTATTTTTATCTAATATTAATCCCGTATGCTTCATACAATATATAAAGGATACTCTTCTGCAAATCAATTAAGTTTAATATATTCCTTTTACATTTATATGAAAATACTGTATTATCTTTTTGAGTAGAACTTACTCTATACAGAATTCTTCAACTAATTTTATTAGCAATACAACAAGGGAGTGTTTCTTTTGAATATTAATTCTAACATTTTAGATTGTGAAAAAATTAAGTATGTCCATTTTGTAGGAATAGGCGGCTCAAGCATGAGCGGTCTCGCCGAAATTCTTTTAGCAAAAGGCTATAAGGTATCAGGCTCGGATATCAAATCCTCTAATTCTACCCAGAAATTGGAAGCAAAGGGTGCTGAAATATTTATTGGTCACCGTTCCGAAAATATTACCGATCAGGACCTCACTGTTTATACAGTTGCCGTTAAGGAGGATAATCCTGAAATAACCCGTTCAAAAGAGCTGGGTCTACCTGTCATAGATCGTGCCGAACTATTGGGGCTTCTGATGAAAAAGCATTCCTTTGGAATAGCCGTTGCAGGTACTCACGGAAAGACCACAACAACGTCTATGATAACTACAATAATGCTAGAGTCCAATACAGACCCAACCGCTCATATAGGAGGCGAGCTAGACTGTATCGGTGGAAATACCCGCATCGGTAATTCAGAATTTTTTATAACTGAGGCGTGCGAATATTATGGAAGCTTTTTAAAATTTCATCCGTTTATGGCAGTTGTCTTAAATATAGAATTAGATCATGTGGATTATTTCCGTGATTTGGAGCATATTAAGTCAATCTTTGGAGAATTTCTTGCTCTTGTTCCCAACGACGGATATATTGTGGCATGTGCCGATGATGAAAATACTCTTTCTGTCGTCAGTAAAAAAGAGTGTAACATAATTACCTACGGATTAAAAAATAAGGATGCAATGTGGACTGCTAAAGGTATAACATACAACAGTATGGGCTGTGCTTCCTTTGACGTATACAAAAAGGGAGAAAAAGTGGGAAATGTCTCCTTGTCCGTTCCAGGCCCGCATAACGTAAATAATTCACTTGCAGCTATTGCAGTAGCTTACACTTGCGGCTGCAGTATGGAAAACATAGCTTATGGACTTTCAAGATTCGGAGGAAGCCATAAGCGATTTGAATTGAAAGGCTTGGTTGATAACATTAAGGTTATTGATGACTATGCCCACCATCCGTCAGAAGTTCAGGCAACTCTCAATGCGGCAAAAAGCAGCAACCATAATAAAATATGGTGTGTTTTTCAACCCCATACCTATACACGAACAAAGGCATTTTTGGATAGGTTCTCAAAATCCTTTGGTGAGGCAGATAACATAATAATAACTGATATTTATGCAGCCCGGGAAAAAGATCCGGGGGATATACACTCAAGTATGCTGGCAGACAGGATTCGTGAGAATGGTGGTAATGCCGTATATATCAGTGATTTTCAGGATATAGCCGAGTATCTGGATAAAAAAGTAGAACCAGGAGATCTTATTCTAACAATGGGGGCAGGCGATATTGTAAGAATTGGCGAAATGTTCTTAAACCTAAGAGCAAATAAGTAAATTTTATTAGGGGGCTGTCGAAAAACTAATATTTTATCTTTCTTAGCCTGTACTTAGAGTATAAATTGTATCAATGGAAGCTTGGTTAAAGATATTTGCAGTTGTTTATAGGCGAATATGGATATTTTATCGGAAAACCTAAACGATGTACGTTTTAGCGAAACAATGAATCATGGACGATGAATGTGAGCGACGGTAAAATATTCTAGGATGAGCCGCTAGAAACTCTTGCAAATATCTTGGAAGCAATCATTGATATAATTTTATACGGGAGTATCGGCGCTTGAAACAGAAAAACATTCTTGTTTGCAACAGCCACTTTTATTCTTATGAAATTTTACTTATGCTTTTGTCATTGCAAACTTGATTTCACCTTCGGCAGCAACTTTGCCGTCTACGCTTGCCTTAACCTTTGCCTTGGTAACTCCAAGCTTGCTCACAAGAATCTCGGCTTCAAGGGTAAGAACATCCCCCGGCATTACCTGATTTTTAAACTTCATAGCTTCTATTCCGGCAAACACGCCTAATTTACCCTTGTTATCTTCTAAAACGGCAACTGCTATTCCGGCTGCCTGTGCTAAAGCTTCTACTATCAGTACCCCGGGCATTATCGGATATTCCGGGAAATGCCCTTGAAAAAACGGTTCGTTAGCGGAAACATTCTTTACAGCAACTACTTTTTTCCCCGGCTCCAGCTCTATAACCTTGTCAACCAACAGAAAGGGGTATCTGTGAGGTAATAATTCTCTGATTTCTTTATTTGTAAGCATAATAACCTCCAATTAATCTAAAAATACTTTCTTTGTACGTATTAATATGACTAGGTAATATATTCGACTATAGTATTCAAAAATCCTTTTAGCGTATAAAAATTTTATACCTAACTGCTTATTTGATCTTAACTATAAAACATCCAGCTACTGGCCTCTCAATCCCTTCATAGGACGGTCTGTTCTGGATTCTGCCATTTATTATCATCTGTGAAGTGGCTCCGCCGTCTAGCATTGCCGCATCCCTCACACCTATTTTCACTAGGAATTCACCCATTTCTTTACCCGTCATTCCTTCACTATATCCCGGCTGGCGACCATCGGCAACCACTAGTACTATCTTGCCGTTTGTTTTTATACCAATAACCGTCCTAGGGTCACGGTTACCTAAAGTTCCCGCCCATTTGTCACGTTCCGGCACTACTGATTTCCCGTTTTTTACAAGCATACTCCCGCATTCATAAGCCTGGTAATTATAACCTAAATACGGTTCTATCCTAATATTTACTTTATCACCCGTTTTTAAACCAATTTTGTCAGGCAGCGATGATTTATCGCCGTAAAAGCTGATGACATACATACCTTTTTTTATGTTAACTTCTTTTGTACTTTCAATTATAGAAATTATTTTATTGTTATCAACTATAAGTGATGTACTTTTTACTTCAGCTCTGTTTGTATTTCCGAATTTGTCAATATATAAAATTATATCATCATTTTTACCTACCCTGTTCATCTCATTTATCTTAACTCTATTACCTTTAGATTCCAAAAAAATATTGGAATAAAAGGTTTCAAATCTCGCACCCATTTTATCTAAAATAAGTACAGGACTCAATCCCGTTGATGTCGTGAGCATCTGGCCGTCTATAGCAACCATCCCTGCCGGATCACCAAATTGGTAAAAAAATCCTCCATTAACCGCTGCATATGCCCCATTCCTTTTACAAATATCAGATAATTTTTCAAATCCGAAAATATTATCAAATGACAATGCTGGCTTGAATTCAACTCTTTCGTCTCTTGGATCAAACTCCAGCATATATATTTCCTGCTTATACCCGTTTATGGTTTCTGTTGTACTCTTGTATTGAACAGGTAAAGGCTGTACTGAATTTGACGATGTATCCGGTGAATTCAAGGTGTTGTCAGCCTTTCCCGGAGTATTATTATTTGGGGAAAATAAAAATTGTCCTGCATAAATTAAAATGAAGGACAATACTAAAACCAAACCAATATTTATAATCAGTTTCTGATTATTTTTTTTCATCAAGTACCCCTCCGGTAACTTCCGCAGAGTCTCCCTGTTTATACTTTTTAGACAACTGCTTAAACATCATATCACCTAAACCGATACCTCTCTCAGATGCAACCTCACAAAGCTGATCATCAAGCATTGAATTATATATTTCGGATGCCGTATCACTTTCTATATAACCAGACTTTGGTACCGTAGCTTTCATCTGTTTGTAAAGCATACTTATAAAAAGGCTTTCAAATTCATGACATACTTCCTTCAATTCGCTGTCATTACCTTTAGCAGCAGCCTCTCTGAGTTTCTTTTCAAAACTGTCTTGAGAGATTTTCGAACTGGTGTTTCTGGCAGTATCAAATGTATTTTTTGAATTAATGCTTCCTACATCCATTAAAATTCACCTGTTTTCTATCTTCTCAAATTATTTGCTATCTGAAGCATATCGTCAGATGACTGTATTGCCTTTGAACTGACTTCATATGCTCTCTGTGCAACAATAAGCTTTACCATTTCGTCAACAACCTGTACATTGGAGGATTCAAGAAAACCCTGCTTCATAATGCTCTTAGCATTTTCATCTTCACTGACCTGAACAGGTTCTCCGGTTGCTGAATTACTTGAGTAAAGATTGTTTCCTACTGCTTCTAATGCATACTTGTTGGGAAAAATTACCATCCCTATAGTCTGATCCATAGGAACACTGACGCCTTCAGCATCCTTGTAGCTCATCTCTCCGCGGGGAGAAACTGAAAGCTCTGATATATTTACTTCAGGGTCGAATAGTATCTCCTCTCCTGAATTGTCAAGAACAGCGTATCCATCAGCGGTGGTAAGTTTCTTCATGCCGTCCTCTGTAATACTCAGCTTGAAGGAACCATCTCTTGTATACTGGACAGTTCCCTGTGGGCCCATTATAGTAAAGAAGCCTTCTCCATCTATAGCAAAATCGAGATTGGAACTTGTCTGCTCAGGGGTACCGTTTTCAAAATTTCTCACTGTGGAGCTTACTACAGTTCCATGTCCAACCTGAAGATTTACCGGCTTTCCGGCATCGTTCAGGACATATGCCCTGTCCATTGTCTGGTATAGTAAATCCTTGAACTCTGCTCTTTCCTTTTTATATCCTGTGGTATTTACGTTTGCAAGATTATTTGAAATAACATCTACATTAAACTGCTGAGCCTTCATTCCTGAGCCGGCTGTATACAATGCTCTCATCATAGCCTTTAAACCTCCAAATAAATTAAAAATATATGTTTATCGGAATCTATTATCTAACTAAGCCTATCTCATTAACTGCTTTTTCCAATGTCCCATCCTGGGCCTGAAGCACCTTCTGGTTTGCTTCGTAAGCTCTCATAACAGTGATCATATCTACCATCTCATCTATAACATTAACATTTGATTGCTCATCAAAACCCTGAATAACTGTTCCTGAGAATTCAGCTACCTCGCCGCCGTTATTCATAACAAGATTATTTCCTAGTTTTCTTAACTGAGTTGAATCTGCAAACTGAGCTATACGAAGAGTGTCAACAACAGCCCCGTTCTGCATAATATTTCCTTTGCTGTCAACTGTAAAGTCTCCTGTTTTAAGGGTTATAGGTCCTTTTTTGCCT
This genomic stretch from Ruminiclostridium cellulolyticum H10 harbors:
- a CDS encoding phosphodiester glycosidase family protein codes for the protein MKKNNQKLIINIGLVLVLSFILIYAGQFLFSPNNNTPGKADNTLNSPDTSSNSVQPLPVQYKSTTETINGYKQEIYMLEFDPRDERVEFKPALSFDNIFGFEKLSDICKRNGAYAAVNGGFFYQFGDPAGMVAIDGQMLTTSTGLSPVLILDKMGARFETFYSNIFLESKGNRVKINEMNRVGKNDDIILYIDKFGNTNRAEVKSTSLIVDNNKIISIIESTKEVNIKKGMYVISFYGDKSSLPDKIGLKTGDKVNIRIEPYLGYNYQAYECGSMLVKNGKSVVPERDKWAGTLGNRDPRTVIGIKTNGKIVLVVADGRQPGYSEGMTGKEMGEFLVKIGVRDAAMLDGGATSQMIINGRIQNRPSYEGIERPVAGCFIVKIK
- the fabZ gene encoding 3-hydroxyacyl-ACP dehydratase FabZ; amino-acid sequence: MLTNKEIRELLPHRYPFLLVDKVIELEPGKKVVAVKNVSANEPFFQGHFPEYPIMPGVLIVEALAQAAGIAVAVLEDNKGKLGVFAGIEAMKFKNQVMPGDVLTLEAEILVSKLGVTKAKVKASVDGKVAAEGEIKFAMTKA
- the murC gene encoding UDP-N-acetylmuramate--L-alanine ligase yields the protein MNINSNILDCEKIKYVHFVGIGGSSMSGLAEILLAKGYKVSGSDIKSSNSTQKLEAKGAEIFIGHRSENITDQDLTVYTVAVKEDNPEITRSKELGLPVIDRAELLGLLMKKHSFGIAVAGTHGKTTTTSMITTIMLESNTDPTAHIGGELDCIGGNTRIGNSEFFITEACEYYGSFLKFHPFMAVVLNIELDHVDYFRDLEHIKSIFGEFLALVPNDGYIVACADDENTLSVVSKKECNIITYGLKNKDAMWTAKGITYNSMGCASFDVYKKGEKVGNVSLSVPGPHNVNNSLAAIAVAYTCGCSMENIAYGLSRFGGSHKRFELKGLVDNIKVIDDYAHHPSEVQATLNAAKSSNHNKIWCVFQPHTYTRTKAFLDRFSKSFGEADNIIITDIYAAREKDPGDIHSSMLADRIRENGGNAVYISDFQDIAEYLDKKVEPGDLILTMGAGDIVRIGEMFLNLRANK
- a CDS encoding flagellar hook-basal body protein; its protein translation is MMRALYTAGSGMKAQQFNVDVISNNLANVNTTGYKKERAEFKDLLYQTMDRAYVLNDAGKPVNLQVGHGTVVSSTVRNFENGTPEQTSSNLDFAIDGEGFFTIMGPQGTVQYTRDGSFKLSITEDGMKKLTTADGYAVLDNSGEEILFDPEVNISELSVSPRGEMSYKDAEGVSVPMDQTIGMVIFPNKYALEAVGNNLYSSNSATGEPVQVSEDENAKSIMKQGFLESSNVQVVDEMVKLIVAQRAYEVSSKAIQSSDDMLQIANNLRR
- the purR gene encoding pur operon repressor translates to MDKIQRNERLSVIIKTLCDNPNKVFTLGYFSEMFGSAKSTISEDLDLLQKTFKKNSMGNICTIAGASGGVKYIPSVSEMDVRETLEELAKELSHPDRILSGGFLYMLDIIYNPKWVNKVAMIFATKFSGLGIDCVITVETKGIPIAFATAQYLNVPLVIVRHNNEATDGASVNINYASGSAKKIQTMVLPMKSLKRNSKILFIDDFMKAGGTSKGIIELANQFDSKVVGIGVMIETGLPVKKLVGNYHSLMKLNTSEMQENNSIDIKPNI
- a CDS encoding rod-binding protein, with translation MDVGSINSKNTFDTARNTSSKISQDSFEKKLREAAAKGNDSELKEVCHEFESLFISMLYKQMKATVPKSGYIESDTASEIYNSMLDDQLCEVASERGIGLGDMMFKQLSKKYKQGDSAEVTGGVLDEKK